Proteins encoded within one genomic window of Armatimonadota bacterium:
- the ileS gene encoding isoleucine--tRNA ligase has translation MDYSETLNLPKTDFPMRANLPKLEPEIRQFWEMCNIYKKSLEKPAPKGDFILHDGPPYSNGHIHMGHALNKILKDIVIKYKTMAGYRCPFVPGWDNHGMPIEAEVFKEFKKQGRKPERLEIRQRCREYASEWVNIQREEFIQLGVRADWKNPYLTMSTEYEATIVKVFAELALGGYIYRDLKPIYWCTNCETALAEAEIEYRMHVSPSIYVRFPLKSDLNGIFSNLPADHCFALIWTTTPWTIPANVALAVHPNYSYVIVRVGEDYYLLCENLLERVSAAIGFQDYQIISFAKGTELEGTVFAHPIFGRDSIVVLADYVTLTEGTGIVHIAPGHGREDFDTGREYGLPVLNPVDDAGRFTEEAGIFAGLTIEEGNRKIIEELEQRGHLLAHSEVEHSYPHCWRCRKPVIFRTTVQWFLNLEHNNLRNKIIDSIETIKWFPAESINRITAMIENSPDWCISRQRAWGVGIPVFYCASCGKEIMTQESLEAVYELVKTNGSDAWFTKEPSEILPNGFHCPTCGGTSFYKETDILDVWFDSGSSCRAVLETRPELHYPADMYLEGSDQHRGWFNKSLVIGISTKGISPFRECVTNGWMLDEHGRTMHKSLGNVIAPEEITSQNGADVLRLWVSSTNYFEDVRLGKEILKRVSDEYRRIRNTFRFLLANLYDFNPASDKVADSELLEIDRWALHRLQCLIREVTAAYESYEFHRVYHSVRNFAAVDLSSFYLDVLKDRLYTSSPKSVERRSAQTVFYIILSSMVRMMAPILSHTAEEVWKFMPGKKEISVHLEEFPMVNERYVSEDLARRWEKLLDIRDQVFKAIEEARTAGVIVKPLEAAVTIAAPPELYDFLVGYVDQLPSIFIVSQVKVEQSKNKKLEIQVSPAPGKKCERCWLVVPGVGEHPIHPTLCARCAEVVTRVY, from the coding sequence ATGGATTATAGTGAAACACTGAACTTGCCAAAGACCGATTTTCCGATGCGGGCTAATCTTCCAAAGCTCGAACCAGAAATTCGCCAGTTTTGGGAGATGTGCAATATCTACAAGAAATCGTTGGAAAAGCCCGCACCTAAGGGGGATTTCATACTCCATGATGGGCCTCCTTATTCAAACGGCCACATTCACATGGGCCATGCGCTCAATAAGATTCTAAAAGATATCGTTATCAAGTACAAAACAATGGCAGGCTACCGATGCCCGTTTGTTCCAGGTTGGGATAACCATGGAATGCCGATTGAAGCTGAAGTATTCAAAGAGTTTAAAAAACAAGGGAGAAAACCAGAACGCCTTGAAATTAGGCAAAGATGCCGAGAGTATGCGTCAGAGTGGGTTAATATTCAGCGTGAGGAGTTTATACAACTTGGGGTCCGCGCTGATTGGAAAAACCCATACCTTACAATGTCTACCGAATATGAAGCCACAATCGTGAAAGTTTTTGCTGAATTGGCGTTGGGTGGGTACATATATCGAGATTTAAAACCAATTTATTGGTGTACCAATTGCGAAACTGCTCTTGCGGAAGCAGAAATTGAATATCGAATGCATGTTTCGCCCTCAATTTATGTGCGTTTTCCACTTAAATCTGACCTTAACGGTATATTTTCTAATCTTCCAGCAGACCATTGTTTTGCTTTGATTTGGACAACAACCCCTTGGACAATCCCTGCAAACGTTGCTTTAGCGGTGCATCCAAATTACAGCTACGTGATAGTGCGCGTAGGCGAAGACTACTACTTACTTTGCGAGAATCTCCTTGAGAGAGTTTCCGCAGCAATTGGATTCCAAGATTATCAAATAATTAGCTTTGCAAAAGGAACAGAACTAGAGGGCACTGTCTTTGCACACCCAATCTTCGGCAGAGACTCTATTGTTGTACTTGCCGATTATGTCACGTTAACGGAGGGAACAGGGATAGTTCACATTGCACCAGGACATGGGCGTGAAGATTTTGACACCGGACGAGAATACGGCCTTCCAGTGTTAAATCCAGTTGATGATGCTGGCCGCTTTACGGAAGAAGCTGGCATATTCGCTGGCTTAACCATCGAGGAGGGAAATCGGAAAATTATAGAAGAACTTGAGCAAAGAGGACACCTTTTAGCTCACTCGGAGGTTGAACATAGTTACCCCCATTGCTGGCGCTGTCGCAAGCCAGTAATATTCCGCACTACAGTGCAGTGGTTTCTTAACCTAGAACACAATAACCTTCGCAATAAGATTATTGACTCCATAGAAACAATAAAGTGGTTCCCTGCAGAGAGTATTAACCGCATCACAGCAATGATTGAAAATTCGCCTGATTGGTGTATTTCTAGGCAACGCGCATGGGGTGTAGGAATTCCTGTCTTTTACTGTGCGTCTTGTGGGAAAGAAATAATGACCCAGGAATCTTTGGAGGCCGTTTATGAGTTAGTAAAAACCAATGGGTCAGACGCTTGGTTTACAAAAGAGCCGTCCGAAATTCTCCCAAATGGTTTTCATTGCCCGACCTGCGGTGGGACGTCATTCTATAAGGAAACCGACATCTTAGATGTTTGGTTTGACTCAGGATCGTCATGCCGTGCAGTTCTCGAAACTCGCCCTGAACTTCACTATCCGGCAGATATGTATCTTGAGGGTTCCGACCAACATCGGGGGTGGTTTAACAAATCGCTTGTAATAGGCATTTCGACAAAAGGCATATCGCCGTTCCGTGAATGTGTAACAAATGGATGGATGCTTGATGAACATGGCCGTACAATGCACAAGTCGCTGGGCAATGTGATTGCACCTGAGGAAATCACAAGCCAAAACGGTGCAGATGTGCTCCGCCTTTGGGTCTCTTCAACGAATTATTTCGAGGACGTAAGACTCGGAAAAGAAATTCTCAAGCGTGTAAGTGATGAATATCGCAGAATTCGAAATACTTTTCGCTTTCTTCTTGCCAATCTATACGATTTTAACCCTGCATCTGACAAAGTAGCTGATTCAGAATTATTAGAGATTGACAGGTGGGCACTTCATCGGCTTCAATGTCTTATTCGTGAAGTAACGGCAGCTTATGAATCTTATGAATTCCATCGCGTATATCATTCAGTACGCAATTTTGCTGCAGTTGATTTAAGCTCATTTTATCTTGATGTGTTGAAGGACAGGCTTTATACGTCATCACCGAAATCCGTTGAGAGGAGGTCGGCACAAACAGTATTTTATATTATACTATCCTCAATGGTACGCATGATGGCTCCAATTTTGAGCCATACAGCTGAGGAAGTTTGGAAATTTATGCCAGGAAAGAAGGAAATTAGCGTACATTTGGAAGAATTCCCAATGGTTAACGAGCGGTATGTGAGCGAGGACCTTGCTAGACGTTGGGAGAAACTTCTTGACATACGCGACCAGGTCTTCAAAGCTATCGAGGAAGCGCGGACGGCTGGCGTGATAGTAAAGCCTCTTGAGGCTGCTGTAACCATAGCCGCACCTCCTGAACTTTATGACTTTCTAGTTGGCTATGTGGACCAGCTTCCTTCGATTTTTATCGTTTCACAAGTGAAGGTCGAACAATCTAAAAATAAGAAGTTGGAAATCCAAGTAAGTCCAGCGCCAGGTAAAAAGTGTGAGCGATGTTGGTTAGTAGTCCCAGGAGTAGGGGAGCATCCTATCCATCCAACGCTTTGCGCTCGTTGTGCTGAGGTTGTCACAAGGGTATACTAA
- a CDS encoding TraR/DksA C4-type zinc finger protein → MQKSIDNEKYRKRLIEERERIRKEIEEIERDIGYYDTEIGHSELADYDNHPADAGSDTFEKEKDIALLDNYRDILGKIDEALGKLDRGTYGICDRCGRRIAEGRLEIIPYAIYCVECQDIIEGQ, encoded by the coding sequence ATGCAAAAATCTATTGATAATGAAAAATACAGAAAAAGACTTATCGAAGAGCGTGAGCGGATTCGCAAGGAAATAGAAGAAATTGAACGTGATATAGGCTATTATGACACTGAAATTGGGCATTCGGAGCTCGCAGATTATGACAATCACCCTGCAGATGCAGGTTCTGATACATTTGAAAAGGAAAAAGATATTGCTCTTTTAGATAATTACAGGGATATACTCGGGAAAATTGATGAGGCATTGGGCAAGCTTGATCGCGGCACTTATGGAATATGTGACCGGTGTGGTAGAAGGATTGCTGAAGGTCGCCTGGAGATAATCCCATATGCTATCTACTGCGTAGAGTGCCAAGATATTATAGAGGGTCAGTGA
- the lspA gene encoding signal peptidase II yields MTRRLFYAIALTVAFIDQSTKMLVSSRLRLGNSIPIIDGIVLIEPTRNPGGAFGIFQAYGGIITFLTAIAIIAILVASRRDIALPRIAWIALALQLGGAVGNLIDRIRLGYVLDFINFQVWPVFNFADAAIVIGVVLLLCYVIFGEKFYARSAS; encoded by the coding sequence GTGACAAGAAGATTATTTTATGCAATAGCGCTTACAGTGGCGTTTATAGACCAATCTACAAAGATGCTTGTTTCCAGCCGTCTTCGGCTTGGTAATTCAATTCCAATAATAGACGGCATTGTGCTTATTGAGCCAACTCGCAACCCAGGTGGCGCATTTGGCATTTTTCAAGCATATGGAGGAATTATAACTTTTCTAACCGCCATAGCAATTATTGCCATCCTCGTTGCTAGCCGTCGAGACATTGCATTACCACGAATTGCATGGATTGCGCTGGCTTTGCAACTTGGCGGGGCAGTTGGAAACTTAATAGATAGAATACGCTTAGGTTATGTTTTAGATTTCATCAACTTTCAAGTATGGCCTGTATTTAATTTCGCAGATGCCGCAATTGTAATTGGCGTTGTCTTGCTTTTGTGCTACGTAATTTTCGGCGAGAAATTTTACGCACGCAGTGCGTCTTAA
- the lgt gene encoding prolipoprotein diacylglyceryl transferase, translated as MRSVLFQIGPIPIRSYGLMLWLALVVGLFWTIRASKKTSIKSEHVVDIALYGLIVGIISAHLSSILLDVRYYLSNPSEITSLWSGIFSPSGGLRGLSFHGGLVGGIISTFIYTRRKKLNFLAVADLFSPALALGYAITRIGCLLNGCCYGIPTKLPWGLQFHVGPASDGLTPPSHPTQIYAAIMNLVIFAFLIAIEKNRKFNGQVFSSYLAMYSGYRFLIEFLRRGVTAQVWLAGLTQAQWVSLIILVITIPILALKVKQPKPKNQKAKIRNGG; from the coding sequence TTGCGTTCAGTCCTTTTTCAAATCGGCCCAATACCCATACGCTCCTATGGCCTTATGCTCTGGCTGGCTCTTGTAGTTGGCCTTTTTTGGACTATTAGAGCGTCCAAAAAAACCAGCATTAAGTCTGAGCATGTTGTTGACATTGCTCTCTATGGGTTAATTGTAGGCATAATTTCCGCACATCTTTCATCTATTTTACTGGATGTTCGATATTATTTAAGCAATCCATCGGAGATAACTAGTCTATGGAGCGGGATATTTTCACCTTCCGGTGGTTTACGCGGATTGTCGTTCCATGGAGGCCTTGTTGGTGGGATTATTTCGACCTTCATTTACACTAGGCGGAAAAAGCTCAATTTTCTCGCGGTAGCTGATTTGTTTTCGCCGGCTCTTGCGCTCGGCTATGCCATTACAAGAATTGGATGTCTTCTAAATGGTTGTTGCTATGGTATACCAACAAAGCTCCCCTGGGGTCTGCAATTTCACGTAGGACCAGCGTCCGACGGCTTAACTCCGCCGAGCCACCCAACACAAATTTATGCAGCAATAATGAATCTTGTTATTTTTGCATTTCTCATAGCAATCGAGAAAAATCGGAAATTTAATGGCCAAGTATTTTCAAGTTATCTGGCTATGTATTCAGGCTACCGCTTTTTAATTGAATTCCTGAGGCGCGGTGTCACTGCTCAAGTTTGGCTTGCTGGTTTAACCCAGGCTCAATGGGTAAGCCTTATTATTCTTGTTATAACTATTCCTATTCTAGCATTAAAAGTAAAGCAGCCAAAACCCAAAAATCAAAAAGCGAAAATCCGAAATGGAGGTTAA
- a CDS encoding RluA family pseudouridine synthase: MPELIVSPEDAGLRLDVFLALHEPSITRSAFERLISEGRVTLNGLPTRPARKVRAGDVVAYSLPPPKPAKIKAEEIPIDIIYEDSDIIVVNKPKGMVTHPAPGREEGTLVNALLAHCKGLSQIGGVERPGIVHRLDKDTSGLMVVAKNDMAYHSLQKQIQARTAIRKYLALVWGDPKFENAVVDAPIGRHPVDRKKMAVIESLTLRSRIAITDFHVLERFGLFALVEASLRTGRTHQVRVHSAYIGHPVVGDPVYSGKRRVQSGSKEFISCVNRMIDGLQGQALHAHYLSFDHPKTNKRLEFTSEMPVAMQSLIEYLRKNISTIKERE, from the coding sequence TTGCCGGAACTTATTGTATCTCCAGAAGACGCGGGATTGCGACTAGATGTCTTTCTTGCACTTCATGAGCCGTCAATTACAAGGTCTGCATTTGAGCGCCTTATTTCCGAAGGCCGCGTTACTTTAAATGGATTACCAACGCGGCCTGCCCGCAAAGTACGAGCTGGCGATGTAGTAGCTTACTCACTTCCACCACCCAAGCCTGCAAAAATAAAAGCAGAAGAAATCCCAATTGATATCATCTATGAAGACTCCGACATAATAGTTGTAAATAAACCTAAAGGAATGGTTACACACCCTGCACCTGGACGTGAAGAGGGCACGCTAGTAAATGCACTTCTTGCGCACTGCAAAGGCCTCTCGCAAATCGGAGGAGTGGAACGCCCTGGAATAGTACATAGGCTAGACAAAGATACTTCCGGCCTTATGGTTGTTGCCAAGAATGATATGGCATATCACAGCTTGCAAAAGCAGATTCAAGCTCGTACAGCAATAAGAAAGTATCTTGCTCTCGTTTGGGGCGATCCAAAATTCGAAAACGCGGTAGTTGATGCTCCAATTGGACGCCACCCGGTTGATAGAAAAAAGATGGCAGTAATTGAATCCTTAACCCTCAGATCGCGCATTGCGATAACAGACTTTCATGTCTTGGAGCGTTTTGGATTGTTTGCGCTTGTTGAAGCAAGTCTCCGAACAGGGCGAACTCACCAAGTTAGAGTTCATTCAGCATACATTGGGCATCCAGTTGTTGGTGATCCCGTATACTCAGGCAAACGACGTGTTCAGTCGGGCTCGAAGGAGTTCATTTCATGCGTAAATAGAATGATTGACGGTCTGCAGGGACAAGCTCTTCATGCACATTATTTAAGCTTTGACCATCCCAAGACAAACAAGCGCCTTGAATTTACGTCTGAGATGCCAGTTGCAATGCAAAGTCTGATTGAATATCTTAGGAAGAATATATCAACCATCAAGGAACGCGAATAA
- a CDS encoding DUF951 domain-containing protein has translation MIQVRVGDIAHMRKPHPCGSMEWLVTRIGVDIGMKCLKCGRRVMLPREEFERRVKTLRPG, from the coding sequence ATGATACAAGTTAGAGTAGGGGACATTGCGCATATGCGGAAGCCGCACCCTTGCGGGAGCATGGAGTGGCTAGTTACGCGCATTGGTGTGGATATCGGGATGAAATGCCTAAAATGCGGCAGACGAGTGATGCTACCGCGTGAGGAATTTGAACGTCGTGTTAAAACCCTTCGCCCAGGTTAA
- a CDS encoding sigma-70 family RNA polymerase sigma factor gives MAKIMATNRLTDEQINKLLAKYAATKDIRIRDKVVLQYKNLVESIARRFSGSGEPLEDLIQEGYIGLITATDLYDAKKGVKFSTYATHFIIGQIKHALRDRGKIIKEPAWLQELNHKMARVIDSLYQELGRQPTEAEIGRVMHLPEESVAELLTTREIFKVASLDNDRDEESGASVDVEKVKDEDFTTFQLPVEDRVVLGMAMNKLKLIEQKVIQEFFYNGLSQTEIAKKLGISCNYVSHILRNGTRKLKRILTTEEIKEMQMQLQLAGRRQESPEESAITDAVTGVYTKSYMEQRLAEEVIRSARNKSKLSFALLAVRDLDKYGELAGSMHRDDALYSIARIIADNVRKCDIIGRMDDKVFGLIMPYTGEQASQVCERVSNAIKMVKFDIHRTRGSMTFDVEFGTAIYPDEAASAEELIDFAWVALETSQKKLAKAA, from the coding sequence ATGGCGAAAATCATGGCTACCAACAGATTAACAGACGAGCAAATTAATAAACTATTAGCAAAGTACGCTGCTACCAAGGACATAAGAATACGAGACAAAGTTGTCCTCCAGTACAAGAACCTGGTCGAGAGCATTGCACGCAGGTTCTCGGGGTCAGGGGAGCCCCTTGAAGATCTGATACAGGAGGGCTACATCGGCTTAATCACAGCCACCGACCTCTATGATGCCAAAAAGGGAGTAAAGTTCTCGACCTATGCCACACATTTCATAATTGGCCAAATCAAGCATGCGCTTCGAGATAGAGGGAAGATAATAAAGGAACCGGCCTGGCTTCAGGAACTGAATCATAAGATGGCGCGGGTAATTGATTCTCTTTACCAAGAGCTTGGCCGCCAGCCTACCGAAGCAGAAATAGGTCGTGTTATGCATCTTCCTGAGGAAAGCGTCGCGGAGCTCCTCACGACACGAGAAATATTCAAAGTTGCATCGCTTGATAATGACCGGGATGAGGAATCTGGTGCTTCGGTAGATGTAGAAAAGGTAAAAGATGAGGACTTTACGACTTTTCAACTTCCGGTTGAAGATAGAGTTGTATTGGGAATGGCAATGAACAAGCTCAAACTAATCGAACAGAAGGTCATTCAGGAATTCTTCTACAATGGCTTGAGCCAAACTGAGATTGCGAAAAAGCTTGGCATATCATGCAATTACGTTTCGCATATTCTTCGCAATGGAACTCGAAAGCTAAAGCGAATACTGACTACGGAAGAGATTAAGGAAATGCAAATGCAATTGCAACTAGCTGGTCGTCGGCAGGAAAGCCCAGAGGAAAGTGCTATCACCGATGCTGTTACTGGAGTATATACAAAGAGTTATATGGAACAACGACTTGCAGAGGAAGTTATCCGGTCAGCTCGAAACAAGTCGAAGCTAAGCTTTGCGCTTCTTGCAGTAAGAGACCTTGACAAATATGGGGAGCTTGCAGGAAGCATGCATCGTGATGATGCGTTATACAGCATTGCCCGCATCATTGCTGATAATGTTAGAAAATGCGACATAATTGGCCGAATGGATGATAAGGTCTTCGGGCTAATAATGCCTTATACTGGCGAGCAGGCAAGCCAAGTTTGTGAGCGGGTAAGTAATGCGATAAAGATGGTGAAATTTGATATCCATCGGACGCGCGGTTCTATGACGTTTGATGTAGAATTTGGCACTGCTATTTATCCAGATGAGGCTGCAAGCGCTGAGGAACTTATTGATTTTGCTTGGGTTGCACTTGAAACCTCTCAGAAAAAATTAGCTAAAGCTGCTTAG
- a CDS encoding type II secretion system F family protein: MPTFVYTAVDSTGKSIKGKIEADNQQLALSKLQDQHYHVTNISEKKDSGFRLFQHKKVKLNAIAIFSRQFATMIDAGINIVRCLDILENQSKDPVLKPVIAQAMNDVKSGMSLTDAFAKHPYVFSKLYVNMIRAAELGGILDEILNRLATFLETEMEIRTKIKSAMMYPIIVLLFSVLLICALFTFVLPKFKEIFISMNVEMPPATRILFDMSTILKTYWYVPVGLIIGVIVTFRILNSKPEGRYLIDNLKLKLPIIGEIVQKMAISRFARTFGTLVSSGVPMMRALEIVGETSGNAVIAKSVETARESVREGQKISQPLEASGVFPTMVTHMIDVGEETGRLSDMLVKVSEFYDKEVDASIKGLTSLIEPLLIVFMGVVVGFIAISVMGPIFKLVSSIG; encoded by the coding sequence ATGCCAACATTTGTTTACACAGCGGTTGATTCGACTGGAAAATCAATCAAAGGAAAAATAGAAGCAGACAACCAGCAGCTTGCATTATCCAAGCTGCAAGACCAACATTATCATGTCACTAACATATCGGAGAAGAAAGATTCTGGCTTCCGTTTGTTTCAGCATAAAAAGGTAAAGCTAAATGCCATTGCCATTTTTAGCCGCCAGTTCGCAACAATGATAGACGCAGGAATTAACATTGTTAGATGCCTGGATATACTTGAGAATCAAAGTAAAGACCCTGTGCTGAAACCTGTGATTGCTCAGGCGATGAACGATGTTAAAAGCGGCATGAGCCTTACAGATGCATTCGCGAAACATCCGTATGTGTTTTCCAAGCTTTATGTGAACATGATTAGGGCGGCAGAACTAGGTGGTATTTTGGATGAAATTCTAAATAGGTTAGCCACCTTCCTGGAAACTGAAATGGAAATTCGCACGAAAATCAAGTCGGCGATGATGTACCCAATCATTGTTCTTTTATTTTCCGTGCTCTTGATTTGTGCTCTGTTTACATTTGTTCTTCCAAAGTTCAAAGAAATCTTTATTAGCATGAACGTTGAGATGCCACCAGCAACACGCATTTTGTTCGATATGAGTACCATTCTCAAAACATACTGGTATGTGCCAGTAGGGCTCATTATCGGTGTTATAGTTACTTTCCGCATTCTCAACTCCAAGCCCGAGGGCAGATACTTGATAGATAATCTTAAGCTGAAGCTGCCAATAATTGGAGAAATTGTCCAAAAAATGGCGATTTCACGGTTTGCTAGGACCTTTGGTACACTCGTAAGCAGTGGCGTTCCAATGATGAGGGCGCTTGAAATCGTTGGTGAAACGTCGGGAAATGCTGTTATTGCAAAGTCAGTTGAAACAGCGCGCGAAAGTGTTCGCGAAGGTCAGAAAATAAGCCAGCCGTTAGAAGCAAGCGGCGTTTTTCCTACAATGGTTACGCACATGATTGACGTAGGCGAAGAAACAGGTCGCCTTAGCGATATGCTTGTTAAGGTATCTGAGTTCTACGATAAAGAGGTTGATGCTTCAATCAAAGGACTTACTTCTTTGATTGAGCCGCTACTTATTGTATTCATGGGTGTGGTAGTTGGGTTCATTGCAATCTCGGTAATGGGTCCAATTTTCAAGCTAGTAAGCTCGATAGGCTAG
- a CDS encoding type IV pilus twitching motility protein PilT yields MIETDLLEPLGKSDAEAPISGKKSVADLHLDDLLRYTAEQGASDLHLSVGLPPMIRMDGKLVPTDYMPLTPRDTQRLVYDILNNEQIQWFEKTKELDFSYGVKDIGRFRVNVYRQRGSVGAAMRAIPSKVPSMEELGLPLILKELALKHSGLILVTGPTGSGKSTTIATMIDHINNSRNCHIMTIEDPIEYLHSHKKSMINQRELNSDTDSFDNALRAVLREDPDVILIGEMRDLETIASALTLAETGHLVFGTLHTRNAPQTIDRVVDVFPAHQQDQIKVQLSNTIEAVIAQQLIPKLGGGRFAAVEIMVANPAIRNLIREGKTHQIYSIMETSSQQGMRTMDRVLADAHRAGLISYEEALTRALDQENFSRMLNGSK; encoded by the coding sequence ATGATAGAAACAGACCTCCTGGAACCACTAGGAAAATCTGATGCTGAAGCACCAATAAGTGGCAAAAAGTCCGTGGCAGACCTGCACCTTGATGATCTATTAAGATATACCGCAGAACAAGGTGCTTCGGATCTCCATCTATCTGTTGGACTACCGCCTATGATTCGTATGGACGGAAAGCTTGTTCCTACAGATTATATGCCACTTACACCAAGAGATACCCAGCGGCTGGTATATGATATCCTGAACAACGAGCAAATCCAGTGGTTTGAAAAAACCAAGGAGCTGGATTTTTCATATGGTGTCAAGGATATCGGCCGCTTTAGGGTCAATGTTTATCGCCAAAGAGGCTCAGTTGGCGCTGCCATGAGAGCTATCCCAAGCAAGGTTCCAAGCATGGAGGAATTGGGGCTCCCGCTCATACTTAAAGAACTTGCACTCAAGCATAGTGGACTAATACTTGTGACTGGGCCAACAGGTAGCGGAAAGTCAACAACAATTGCTACCATGATTGACCACATCAACAATTCTCGCAACTGCCACATAATGACAATCGAAGATCCGATTGAATATCTACACAGCCATAAGAAGAGTATGATAAATCAGCGTGAACTGAATTCAGACACTGATTCCTTTGACAACGCTCTTCGGGCAGTGTTGCGAGAAGACCCTGACGTTATTCTGATTGGCGAAATGCGAGACCTAGAGACTATTGCATCAGCACTCACACTTGCAGAAACTGGGCATCTTGTTTTCGGCACTCTCCATACAAGAAATGCTCCCCAAACGATTGACAGGGTTGTTGATGTGTTCCCAGCGCACCAGCAAGACCAAATAAAGGTTCAGCTTTCAAACACAATTGAAGCAGTAATTGCCCAGCAACTTATTCCAAAGCTAGGTGGGGGAAGATTTGCAGCTGTTGAGATAATGGTTGCCAATCCGGCAATACGCAATCTAATTCGAGAAGGAAAAACGCACCAAATATATTCCATAATGGAAACTAGTAGCCAACAGGGCATGCGCACGATGGATCGAGTCCTTGCTGACGCACACCGTGCGGGTTTAATAAGCTACGAAGAGGCACTTACTCGAGCACTTGACCAGGAGAACTTTTCTCGCATGCTTAATGGCTCAAAATAA